AGTGCCTTCGGGGTAGCTCAGGTTCCGTTCGGATCGTGCGTCGAAATAGAGATTGTCGTGGAACTTCATTGAGCATGTAGGCTGTTAATCGATAGAGGTTCGCGTGAGCGTCCGCTACCCTAGGTCGAGGAAACCGAGAGGCAAAGGGAGACGCAACCCATGCAGATTCTCAATGCCATTGGAAATACTTCGATAGTTCGACTGTCCAAGGTCGTTCCACCCAAATGCGCGGACGTCCTCGTCAAGCTGGAGTGGGAAAACCCCACGGGCAGCATGAAGGACCGGATGGCTCTGGGCGTGATCGCAAAGGCGGAAGAAGACGGTCGTCTGAGGCCCGAAGACACAGTCGTCGAATACACTGGTGGCAGCACGGGGACGTCGCTTGCCCTGGTCTGCGCCGCCAAAGGCTACCGCATCCAGATCGTCACCTCCGATGCCTTCAGCCAGCAGAAACGGGATCACATGGCCGCCCTCGGTTCGGAGCTGACGCTCGTCCCAAGCCAGGGAGGCTTCACCACCAAGGAACTCATCCTGGAAATGATCGAGACGGCCCGTAAATTGAGCCAGCGTCCCCACACCTACTGGGTCGACCAGCTCAGCAACCAGGACACCATAGCGGGCTACTACCCGCTCGGCGAGGAGATCTGGAGCCAAACGAATGGCGAGATCAAGGCCTTCGTTCAGGCGGTGGGCACGGCGGCCTCCTCGCGCGGGGTCGCCACGGTGCTTAAGCGTCACCGGCCGGACGTCAAGATCGTCGCCGTCGAACCGGCAGAGTCCCCGGTGTTGTCGGGAGGTCGGGCAGGGGGCCACAAGATCGAAGGAATCGGGATTGGCCGCATTCCTCCCCTCTGGGAGCCGGTTCTCATAGACGACATCCTTTCCGTCAGCACGGCCGACGCCGAGCACATGGCGAGGCGCCTGGCGAGGGAGGAGGCCATCTTTGCCGGGACGTCTTCCGGCGCCAACGCCGTCGCCGCGATACGAGTAGCGGAGCAGCTGGGGCCGGGTGCCAAGGTGGTCACGCTGATGATTGACTCTGGCCTGAAATACTTGAGCACCGATATGTACAAGAGCAGATGAAACGCGCTCTCGATCCAAGAGCGGGACGGATGCAAACCACATCGGAGCTGCCTAGTGTTCCTGCCTCTCAGAGACACAGCACCGGCACTGAAAGGATGCGCTACAAATGATGGCGACGGGTGAGCCGGCCAGGGGTTGGACCGTCGTGCCCATCGACCGACGGGCGATCGAAAGGGTGTACGAGGTCATCAAGCCCCACATCCGGGTGACGCCCGTGCTGGTCGTCGACGGCAGAGACTTCGCCCTCTCGTCGTTCCCCCTGACGGTCAAGCTGGAGCAGCTTCAGCATGCGGGGTCGTTCAAGACCCGAGGCGCGTTCACGAAC
This genomic window from Vicinamibacteria bacterium contains:
- a CDS encoding cysteine synthase family protein — encoded protein: MQILNAIGNTSIVRLSKVVPPKCADVLVKLEWENPTGSMKDRMALGVIAKAEEDGRLRPEDTVVEYTGGSTGTSLALVCAAKGYRIQIVTSDAFSQQKRDHMAALGSELTLVPSQGGFTTKELILEMIETARKLSQRPHTYWVDQLSNQDTIAGYYPLGEEIWSQTNGEIKAFVQAVGTAASSRGVATVLKRHRPDVKIVAVEPAESPVLSGGRAGGHKIEGIGIGRIPPLWEPVLIDDILSVSTADAEHMARRLAREEAIFAGTSSGANAVAAIRVAEQLGPGAKVVTLMIDSGLKYLSTDMYKSR